A single window of Ananas comosus cultivar F153 linkage group 24, ASM154086v1, whole genome shotgun sequence DNA harbors:
- the LOC109728619 gene encoding upstream activation factor subunit spp27-like: protein MSRVFGVCRALMSAAKAKEASASAPAKKASSGGILKPVPVSPVMRRFVGVPEISRSEAVKKVWDHIKAHGLQNPENKREIRCDEKLKSIFDGKDKVGMMEIARLLSAHFLKSPN, encoded by the exons ATGTCTAGGGTTTTCGGGGTCTGCAGGGCTCTGATGTCGGCGGCGAAGGCGAAGgaggcgtcggcgtcggcgccggcgaagaagGCGAGCTCGGGGGGGATACTGAAGCCGGTGCCGGTGTCGCCGGTGATGCGGAGGTTCGTGGGCGTCCCCGAGATCTCCCGCTCCGAGGCCGTCAAGAAGGTCTGGGACCACATCAAGGCTCACGGCCTCCAG AATCCAGAGAACAAGAGGGAGATTCGCTGTGACGAGAAGCTGAAGAGCATATTTGATGGGAAGGACAAGGTTGGGATGATGGAAATTGCAAGACTGCTCTCCGCTCATTTCCTGAAATCCCCCAACTAA
- the LOC109728834 gene encoding F-box protein SKIP31 isoform X1 — protein MADRVGEDGGDDDDEFLANFLESEILSGDPDPAPAPAPHKGFLAVSRPHWLDSSQEEAPDAAEAVARPSKRIRVESESSHAQRSRAQIDSGFFSKIPPELFHSIFKFLSSEDLISCSLVCRFMNFAASDESLWRRLYCMRWGLTSVNGTLRSCAWKKLYIQRDQEDMVEFVRNTPLEFKEYYIQMQAAKRSQAPLPSQLNDDKVILDRTVADQVSMWKRSRGLTDEAVGSHVCSGNTCSYSQIGDVFICEKTGRVHVCDDTCREVILDQSSGLLVCTISGHCFDRLLSPEEESDCYDADPLQGGVADEAEPFMGSGRFARAYLLGYNCADEKELKAALRFC, from the exons ATGGCGGATCGCGTCGGCGAGGACGGtggtgacgacgacgacgagttCCTCGCCAACTTCCTCGAATCCGAGATCCTCTCCGGCGACCCCgaccccgcccccgcccccgccccccaCAAG GGTTTCCTCGCCGTCTCGCGTCCTCATTGGCTCGATTCGTCTCAGGAGGAGGCCCCAGatgcggcggaggcggtggcgaGGCCGTCGAAGCGGATCCGCGTAGAGTCGGAGAGCTCCCACGCGCAGCGGAGCAGGGCGCAGATCGATAGCGGCTTCTTCAGCAAGATTCCGCCCGAACTCTTCCACAGCATCTTCAAATTCCTCTCTTCCgag GACCTAATATCCTGCTCGCTCGTCTGTCGATTCATGAACTTTGCGGCCTCCGACGAGAGCCTCTGGCGTCGCCT GTATTGCATGAGGTGGGGTCTCACTTCTGTGAATGGAACGCTCCGGTCTTGCGCTTGGAAGAAGCTCTACATACAG CGCGATCAAGAGGACATGGTTGAATTTGTGAGAAACACTCCATTAGAGTTTAAGGAGTATTATATTCAAATGCAAGCAGCAAAGAGAAGCCAAGCACCCCTTCCATCACAG TTGAATGATGATAAAGTAATCCTTGATAGAACAGTAGCAGATCAGGTGTCTATGTGGAAAAGAAGTAGAGGTTTGACTGATGAGGCAGTCGGGAGCCATGTTTGTTCAGGAAACACATGCTCTTACTCACAGATTGGAGATGTTTTCATTTGTGAGAAGACCGGCCGTGTGCATG TGTGTGATGATACTTGCCGTGAGGTTATCTTGGACCAGTCTAGCGGACTTCTTGTCTGCACTATTTCCGGACACTGTTTTGATCGATTGCTCTCTCCTGAAGAGGAATCGGATTGCTACGATGCG GATCCATTACAAGGAGGTGTGGCGGATGAAGCAGAACCATTTATGGGTTCTGGTCGCTTTG CACGCGCATATTTGCTGGGCTACAACTGCGCGGACGAGAAGGAACTGAAAGCAGCTTTAAGGTTTTGCTGA
- the LOC109728834 gene encoding F-box protein SKIP31 isoform X2, whose amino-acid sequence MADRVGEDGGDDDDEFLANFLESEILSGDPDPAPAPAPHKEEAPDAAEAVARPSKRIRVESESSHAQRSRAQIDSGFFSKIPPELFHSIFKFLSSEDLISCSLVCRFMNFAASDESLWRRLYCMRWGLTSVNGTLRSCAWKKLYIQRDQEDMVEFVRNTPLEFKEYYIQMQAAKRSQAPLPSQLNDDKVILDRTVADQVSMWKRSRGLTDEAVGSHVCSGNTCSYSQIGDVFICEKTGRVHVCDDTCREVILDQSSGLLVCTISGHCFDRLLSPEEESDCYDADPLQGGVADEAEPFMGSGRFARAYLLGYNCADEKELKAALRFC is encoded by the exons ATGGCGGATCGCGTCGGCGAGGACGGtggtgacgacgacgacgagttCCTCGCCAACTTCCTCGAATCCGAGATCCTCTCCGGCGACCCCgaccccgcccccgcccccgccccccaCAAG GAGGAGGCCCCAGatgcggcggaggcggtggcgaGGCCGTCGAAGCGGATCCGCGTAGAGTCGGAGAGCTCCCACGCGCAGCGGAGCAGGGCGCAGATCGATAGCGGCTTCTTCAGCAAGATTCCGCCCGAACTCTTCCACAGCATCTTCAAATTCCTCTCTTCCgag GACCTAATATCCTGCTCGCTCGTCTGTCGATTCATGAACTTTGCGGCCTCCGACGAGAGCCTCTGGCGTCGCCT GTATTGCATGAGGTGGGGTCTCACTTCTGTGAATGGAACGCTCCGGTCTTGCGCTTGGAAGAAGCTCTACATACAG CGCGATCAAGAGGACATGGTTGAATTTGTGAGAAACACTCCATTAGAGTTTAAGGAGTATTATATTCAAATGCAAGCAGCAAAGAGAAGCCAAGCACCCCTTCCATCACAG TTGAATGATGATAAAGTAATCCTTGATAGAACAGTAGCAGATCAGGTGTCTATGTGGAAAAGAAGTAGAGGTTTGACTGATGAGGCAGTCGGGAGCCATGTTTGTTCAGGAAACACATGCTCTTACTCACAGATTGGAGATGTTTTCATTTGTGAGAAGACCGGCCGTGTGCATG TGTGTGATGATACTTGCCGTGAGGTTATCTTGGACCAGTCTAGCGGACTTCTTGTCTGCACTATTTCCGGACACTGTTTTGATCGATTGCTCTCTCCTGAAGAGGAATCGGATTGCTACGATGCG GATCCATTACAAGGAGGTGTGGCGGATGAAGCAGAACCATTTATGGGTTCTGGTCGCTTTG CACGCGCATATTTGCTGGGCTACAACTGCGCGGACGAGAAGGAACTGAAAGCAGCTTTAAGGTTTTGCTGA